The sequence AATTAAAACCTTCCAAGCCACTTCATCATAATTGTAACCACAGTGAAGCAACCCGGAGAAGATTGATTTAGCTTTCTCATCATTTCCCTTTTCATATAAACCACAAATAAGTAACTTATAGGGCTCTAAATGAGGTAAAAATTCATGCTTGTGCATGGTCTCAACTACATCTAGAGCTTCCTCATACAGTTTCAATTTGCAGCAACAGCTTAGTAGTGTGTTGTATATGACTTCATTTGGAGAGATTCCACATTGTTTCATATGAGCAACCAACCTCCAGGCTTCCTCGATGCGCCCTTCTCCGCAAAGTCCAGTGATGAGTGCATCGTAAGTGGTTATATTTGGCATGCATCCATGCTCATTCATCTCCTTAAAGAGTTTGAGAGCTGTATCATATTCCATAATTTTCCACACATCAACAATATTGATAGAGCTGCTATCCATTTTCAGATGAAGCTTTATTCCACTGTCATTTTCATTGATTTGTTTTGCAAGCAAGAGATGTTTTATTAAAACAGAATATGTATAATTAGATGGTTCATACCCAGCAGTAACCATAGATACAAAGGTATCAAAAGCAAGATTTAGGGATCCTGAACGTCCATATCCATCAATTAACACCGTGTAAGCCATCAAATCAGGTAGGACACCTTCTTTTTTCATTTCAACCATTACATCTTCTGCTTCTTTCAACTTTCCTTGGTTGCAATAAGCAAGAAGGAATGAAGTGTATATACAGATATCAGGTTTGTGCCCCAGAGCAATCATTTGATTTAAAACCTTATACGCTTGTTCAAATGCCAAATCTttaagcatttgatcaatgagaACAGTGTAAGTAACAATCGAGGGTTCCATGCCTTCATCCGACATCCTTTGCATAAATTGTGCAGCTTCAGGTAGTCTTTTCACTTTGCACAACCCATGAATCAGTGCATTGTAAGCAGCCAAGTTTGGAAGGCAACCCTCGGTGAGCATTTCTTCAAACAAAGTTAAGGCAAAATCAACATTCTCCAAATTGCAGTAACCATCGATCAAAGCAgtgtatataaatttattagccTTTATTCCTTTACCTTTGAgagaatcaaatatttcataagCCTTGTCAACCCTTCCTTTTTCACATAAAGCATCAATAAGAGTACCAAAAGTTATCTGATCGGCAACAACAGTTTTCTCTTCCATTATCCTAAGCAGGTGAAAAGCGCAATCTAGATCACCATCCTTACATTGTCCATATACTAAAAGGTTAAAAGTGACTATATCTGGAGACAGATTCTGCTCTTGCATCTTAGTGAGAAGTGCCATTGCCTTGTGCACCTTTCTAATCTCACAGAATCCAGATATTAACTCATTATAAGTCCGCACATTCGGACTACAATTTTTTGCCTTCATCATGTCAAATATCTTAAGAGCAGCATCAACCATCCCTTTTTTACAATACCCATTGATCAATGCATTATAAGTCACTACGCTTGGAGCCAAACTCCTATCTAACATAGCATTCAATATTCCTTGTGCTTCATCCAGCTTACCTTCTTTACAAGTACCATCAATAATAACTGTATAAGTGTGAACATTAGGCTCACAACCCTTTTCCTTCATCTCCTGAAACAAGTTCAAAGCCTCCAACCTCCTATCCAAACCACACAAAGCATCAATAAGAATTGTGTAGGTTCGGACATTCGCCTTACAATTATCAGCCTCCATTTCCATGAATAGGGCCATTGCCTCATCCACTCTTCCTGCTTCGCACAAACCATGCATCAAGTTATTATAAGAAACTTCATTTCTCTGACAACCCTTTTGTGGCATTGTCACGAAAATCGTTCTTCCAGCATCAACATCCTTTCTCCTACAATGTCCTAAAATAAACGACGTGTACGTATGTGTATCTGGTCTCAACCCCGCCTGCAGAATCTTATTCAGATACAACTCAGCTTTACTCACATCACCCAATTTACAAAACGCATTAATCAACGTATTAAAAGTATAAATATTCGGAGACATCTTATCATCCAACATCTGCCCATAAACACATTTAATGTCATCGATCATAAGAAACCTCGCCAGCATCATCAAGAGCGTGTTATAGCACCTCACACTGAGCTTAAATCTAAAATCACCATCGCAACTATTCATCTCCCGCAAAACACACAATGCCAGTCCCGCTTCCTCGGAAGTCTCACAGGACTTAATCATCAGCATCCTCGTCTTCTCCGCGACCCCAAAATTCCTACTCCGTATCAAAATGCGTAACAGAGATGAATACGTCTGCACATTTGGCTTAAAAGTGGGAGCACGGGAGAGAATATTGAAGAATCCGAGGGCAGTATGAGGATTGAGATGAGGATGCTGAGAGAGGAATGAGGAGAAGAGTGAAGGGGATATCACCGGGATTAATCTCCTGAGAGAAGGATGCTTTTGCCAATTGGGTTGGGAGAGTAGAGTAAACAATTGAAATGAGATTTCACCGACAGTTGATTCTGATTGGGAAACGGGTTCGGCTGCGGGTGCGATAGAGAATGATAGGGGTTTGAAGAATGAAAAGATGACAAAAAAGGAAGATTGAGCTGAGGAgagcggcggcggcggcgtaATAATGGCGGATACCGATCGTTTCATCTGGAGGGGGAATACGGCGGCGGCGGAGGAGCGGAGGACGCCATTCATGAATGGATTTTGGATTTTTAGAGCTGAGAAATCATCAGATTCATGAAAGGAAGAGGGAGACTCCTTTGAAAATATAATTGTTTTCGTAACATTTtaaaattcacataaaaatattacaatGGGCAGTTAAAAGAAAAGATTGAGGCAAACGGATTCTATTTTTTCATGTGTTAGCAAATAATGCACGTGATAATTTGCGTGCACAATTTTTTTCCGTCATTTtagtttttaaatttattaaaataagttTGTTGTAACAAATTTTATTGGATGAAATAAATAAGAGTATTTGTGTCCATTTATTAAATTATCAAGTCAATTACTCTAAGAGGTTGATATCTTATTATGTAGTATAGatagtataaatatatatatacaaagttCATCATCGATCCAAATAGGTTAAAAGTAAGTTCTCATAAAACGAAACAAATATTCGAATTAGCAATCAACGAACGAAATCAAATTGGGGACAAGCACCGCTACACCCTCTGGCCTCTACCATTGGCTCATCTTTCATGATCCTTGTTGCAACTTCGGAGTATTCTCTCTCTTCAAATATATCCTCCACGGTTATGTCTGCACCACCAAAAACTCTATATTGAACGAGGGTTAACCTCCTAAACACGAATTCAGAATATGACAACTTCACCATAGGTGTCACCCACATTTGATATCTCAACCCGTAAGCCACGACCACCTCACTAACGTCTTCCAACTTCGGGTCACCGACCTCCAACTCATCACCAACGACCTCTTCCAACGCCGGGTCGAGGTCCTCCAACTCCTCCACAACAATCTCTTCCACCTCTAGGACTCCATcctcaaactcaacaaatgcCTCTACAAACCTGCCCCACCAGCATCCTCCCATGGCATGCCTCCGCAGCCTCCTCCATCTCACCGCCTTCAGCCTCTACGTCATCAACAGCGTCCTCCAGTAGCAAATTTTTTATGTTCTGCACCCCATCTATAAACCTTTGGTTGCTGCAGTGTACCCTGTTTCACAACATCTGTCACCAAAAGTCTCTCCAAATTTGGACGATTAAGCAGGACATCTTTTATGTAACATATTCTTAATCTAGAGTCCGAGAGGAGAATCTCTTCACGATTTTGGTGGTAGAGAATTTCTTGATGTGTTAATTCATGTACATGTTGCACGTTGAAAATGTTCGGAACAGAACTTCGAAGGAATttgtgacgtcccgtattttaaaCATTGAATGAAAATAGTTGCAAAAAAATGTGGGAAAATTTTTCTTTACTTTAATTAATGCAAGGAGTGCATCACGCTCTAGCTCAAACAAAAACTCAATATTTAAAAAACATCGATGCAACCCTACAACAAAGACTATCTAAAATACGGCACGTCAAAACCTACTACTGACATCTTAAGAGGATAGGGGAAAgtgaattcaaataaataacaatgcacttaaaatacattttaaaaataaacgaAGGACTCACGCTACAATATCAactgaaataaacatttaaaagatACAATGTAAAATCTTTATTACTCGACACTAAAGAATtacaataaaataatcaaatcttaAATCTTTAAAAGCCAAACATAGAATTAATTTagcaacataataataataataataaacatatGAAAGTctttaaactttaaaaatgtCAGAATTATGAAACTGTTGTGCTATGCAATGCCTTCGCCACCCTTCAGCCGATctaccaaaatctttaattcaaATCTGTTAATCcaactgcaccattcaagtatagtgagtctaaagactcagcaagattaaaaacatgcatattgATAACATAATAGCTTCAAaatactttaaacttaaaatgacttgaacatacacaacatgataccttgaatttaaagaattttaatgtaaacatcatggaactttaaacttaaaatcttgaacatgaacttcaaaTTTCATTAAAGATGCAAGGAACTTAACACATAgacatcaacttacttaactttaaatATTGAAAGTAGACTTTGTGCATTTCCTAAAAACTTTACCATTTCGTTattaaataaacatttgcacttaacatctaatgaaaatcatgcaacttggacaaacatcaaaccatgaacataacataaaaacttatcatttcggggtgatgaattatgtgaaattgtggcaaccatcaTATTTGGCACATTCGTGGTTCAAGTTGATCAACAaacattttctttcttttcgaaGGCCCCTCTAGAGCTCATCCTGAagtacctaacccgtacattgagtcatatggcattacgcctcataacattcgttcattCATTTTAGGAGGCCCATCCAaagctcatcccggagtacctaacccgtgcattgagccgtatttgggaGGGCCTCTCCAGAGCCCAAACCAAAGTACCGTTCCCGTATAGCCACCACAaggacacataagacatcaaaagtatttttatgaatgcaacatatcaTTCTTTCCGTcgtcttaccatgattcatcaTAACATTCATCATTTCATATCGTTCCATATTTGCATGACTTGCATGCCATAAAACATTCATGATAATCATCATAATGCTTCATCAaaacattattcattcatgcttcatcatctttcatttcatcataacttatcattcatcatatcatttcgttcattatgaagcatcgttgtttcatcgtaacttccgtcataactttcattttatgaacataaaactttactcggtaacttcatgcatgtcatggataattaaaaatcatactttcatattgaacataggtttcatgaatgaaacttagacatatacatgcatcacataacgtaagcagtccacgtaagtcgttcttttgtTCTTGacgtaaaacttgaaacttttgcaTAAAAactattaaatatattttagaagcttttaaagatcataaccatgaatttaggaccctaaaataacataaacaaaTCATGAATTCCTAAGGCCATGCGCGGCCGCACCACATctccggcgcgggcgcgcatgcccTGCGCAGATTGGTCTGCTTGCTCGCTCTCAAACTCTATTTTAC comes from Henckelia pumila isolate YLH828 chromosome 4, ASM3356847v2, whole genome shotgun sequence and encodes:
- the LOC140862872 gene encoding uncharacterized protein isoform X2, whose amino-acid sequence is MNGVLRSSAAAVFPLQMKRSVSAIITPPPPLSSAQSSFFVIFSFFKPLSFSIAPAAEPVSQSESTVGEISFQLFTLLSQPNWQKHPSLRRLIPVISPSLFSSFLSQHPHLNPHTALGFFNILSRAPTFKPNVQTYSSLLRILIRSRNFGVAEKTRMLMIKSCETSEEAGLALCVLREMNSCDGDFRFKLSVRCYNTLLMMLARFLMIDDIKCVYGQMLDDKMSPNIYTFNTLINAFCKLGDVSKAELYLNKILQAGLRPDTHTYTSFILGHCRRKDVDAGRTIFVTMPQKGCQRNEVSYNNLMHGLCEAGRVDEAMALFMEMEADNCKANVRTYTILIDALCGLDRRLEALNLFQEMKEKGCEPNVHTYTVIIDGTCKEGKLDEAQGILNAMLDRSLAPSVVTYNALINGYCKKGMVDAALKIFDMMKAKNCSPNVRTYNELISGFCEIRKVHKAMALLTKMQEQNLSPDIVTFNLLVYGQCKDGDLDCAFHLLRIMEEKTVVADQITFGTLIDALCEKGRVDKAYEIFDSLKEMLTEGCLPNLAAYNALIHGLCKVKRLPEAAQFMQRMSDEGMEPSIVTYTVLIDQMLKDLAFEQAYKVLNQMIALGHKPDICIYTSFLLAYCNQGKLKEAEDVMVEMKKEGVLPDLMAYTVLIDGYGRSGSLNLAFDTFVSMVTAGYEPSNYTYSVLIKHLLLAKQINENDSGIKLHLKMDSSSINIVDVWKIMEYDTALKLFKEMNEHGCMPNITTYDALITGLCGEGRIEEAWRLVAHMKQCGISPNEVIYNTLLSCCCKLKLYEEALDVVETMHKHEFLPHLEPYKLLICGLYEKGNDEKAKSIFSGLLHCGYNYDEVAWKVLIDGLLKRGFLDRSFELFDVMEKNGCQVNPQTCTMIMDGLMVRRDGP
- the LOC140862872 gene encoding uncharacterized protein isoform X3 produces the protein MNGVLRSSAAAVFPLQMKRSVSAIITPPPPLSSAQSSFFVIFSFFKPLSFSIAPAAEPVSQSESTVGEISFQLFTLLSQPNWQKHPSLRRLIPVISPSLFSSFLSQHPHLNPHTALGFFNILSRAPTFKPNVQTYSSLLRILIRSRNFGVAEKTRMLMIKSCETSEEAGLALCVLREMNSCDGDFRFKLSVRCYNTLLMMLARFLMIDDIKCVYGQMLDDKMSPNIYTFNTLINAFCKLGDVSKAELYLNKILQAGLRPDTHTYTSFILGHCRRKDVDAGRTIFVTMPQKGCQRNEVSYNNLMHGLCEAGRVDEAMALFMEMEADNCKANVRTYTILIDALCGLDRRLEALNLFQEMKEKGCEPNVHTYTVIIDGTCKEGKLDEAQGILNAMLDRSLAPSVVTYNALINGYCKKGMVDAALKIFDMMKAKNCSPNVRTYNELISGFCEIRKVHKAMALLTKMQEQNLSPDIVTFNLLVYGQCKDGDLDCAFHLLRIMEEKTVVADQITFGTLIDALCEKGRVDKAYEIFDSLKGKGIKANKFIYTALIDGYCNLENVDFALTLFEEMLTEGCLPNLAAYNALIHGLCKVKRLPEAAQFMQRMSDEGMEPSIVTYTVLIDQMLKDLAFEQAYKVLNQMIALGHKPDICIYTSFLLAYCNQGKLKEAEDVMVEMKKEGVLPDLMAYTVLIDGYGRSGSLNLAFDTFVSMVTAGSQTL
- the LOC140862872 gene encoding uncharacterized protein isoform X1 → MNGVLRSSAAAVFPLQMKRSVSAIITPPPPLSSAQSSFFVIFSFFKPLSFSIAPAAEPVSQSESTVGEISFQLFTLLSQPNWQKHPSLRRLIPVISPSLFSSFLSQHPHLNPHTALGFFNILSRAPTFKPNVQTYSSLLRILIRSRNFGVAEKTRMLMIKSCETSEEAGLALCVLREMNSCDGDFRFKLSVRCYNTLLMMLARFLMIDDIKCVYGQMLDDKMSPNIYTFNTLINAFCKLGDVSKAELYLNKILQAGLRPDTHTYTSFILGHCRRKDVDAGRTIFVTMPQKGCQRNEVSYNNLMHGLCEAGRVDEAMALFMEMEADNCKANVRTYTILIDALCGLDRRLEALNLFQEMKEKGCEPNVHTYTVIIDGTCKEGKLDEAQGILNAMLDRSLAPSVVTYNALINGYCKKGMVDAALKIFDMMKAKNCSPNVRTYNELISGFCEIRKVHKAMALLTKMQEQNLSPDIVTFNLLVYGQCKDGDLDCAFHLLRIMEEKTVVADQITFGTLIDALCEKGRVDKAYEIFDSLKGKGIKANKFIYTALIDGYCNLENVDFALTLFEEMLTEGCLPNLAAYNALIHGLCKVKRLPEAAQFMQRMSDEGMEPSIVTYTVLIDQMLKDLAFEQAYKVLNQMIALGHKPDICIYTSFLLAYCNQGKLKEAEDVMVEMKKEGVLPDLMAYTVLIDGYGRSGSLNLAFDTFVSMVTAGYEPSNYTYSVLIKHLLLAKQINENDSGIKLHLKMDSSSINIVDVWKIMEYDTALKLFKEMNEHGCMPNITTYDALITGLCGEGRIEEAWRLVAHMKQCGISPNEVIYNTLLSCCCKLKLYEEALDVVETMHKHEFLPHLEPYKLLICGLYEKGNDEKAKSIFSGLLHCGYNYDEVAWKVLIDGLLKRGFLDRSFELFDVMEKNGCQVNPQTCTMIMDGLMVRRDGP